The Juglans microcarpa x Juglans regia isolate MS1-56 chromosome 2D, Jm3101_v1.0, whole genome shotgun sequence DNA window agttcatgtatactccttgtgtacttgggcttttcctatttctatgaataaaacttcttgattaccgaTCAAAACAAGTATACAAGACAGAGAAGTAGAAAGACTTTCAAGTGCAAGAAGTTCAGTCTGGTAAAATGGTACCGAATCTACTTTCTGGAAGCTGGCATTGTTTTTGGAAGAAGATGTTTACTTGAGCATTATAATTTTTGGTTTGCATGGGTTTCCTTAATACATGGAAATGTATGGTTCTGTACGCCCTCTTTACTGATAGATTCTAGCAGCTCCTTTGTGGATATATGGACTTGGATTAACCTTCTGAGGAATGATGGTTTAGATgggggttttatttttatttctttcccttGGTTGGTGAAAATAGGCTAGTCAGACTGTTTTAATAGTAACCAATATGAGATTGTACTTTTCAGAGTTGTTATGGTGGATGATATATGCATGGAGGTTTGGGAACTTCTCTGTCCATGTTACTTTCTATCTTCTACCGAGCTTCTAGTAGGTCTTGGTTATAATCATATTTCTGACTAGTGGTGAGTTGATACAGAAAATGGCTCCAGGTCTTTAAAAACTtgggttatttttttcttaaatgtcTCATTCCTTTCTATTGTTTTGAACTTATAGGAAGCATAGTAAATGGCAGACATAACATGAATTTACTCTTCTGGAATATGACATGCCTTTACTGTGTCACCACACTTTCTCATTCTGATGAACTGTTTCTATGGTTGGTGGAAAACTTTGACATTGATGTTTCTGTTAAGTCAAATTTGGGGGTGTTTAACAAGATGCTGGATTGGTTATTGAAAAGAATCAGACCAAGTTGGTGGTCGGTAAAGTATTGAGTTATTTGGATGCTTGCTTTTTGGTGGGTATTTGTTGTTGCTTTCCTCTGTGGGTTCACTCTATTGGTCTTGCTGCTCCTTTTAGCTGCTGTGTTTCAACTGTGAGGTTTTGGATCAAGGGTTTATTGGAGATGTTTATGTATCTGCTGGATTAGTATTAGGCACATATACATCTTCTCTATCTGCTGGCTGCAGAGCTGGATGAAGTTCGCTTTCTTATCACTACTATGGCTCTATGTTAAGTTATGTTTTCACCAGATCGATGATGTTTAGCATTAATATTCAGATGTTTAggttcaaaaatatatattatgtaatagtacATGGGGTGATGGACGTGGCTTTTGTAGATAGTTTCTGGACTTGTTTTCTTTTCGAAGACTATGAGCAGTTACAATAGGTGGTGAGTACAAGGAACCACTGTTTGATTTGTCATTCTTTTGTTATATTCACCGGTGATTTGGACCATTTGTTTGGGAAGTAACAAAGGCAGATGTCATTTGAGTTCTTTGCCTTTCACATAAATTTTTGCTTTCTGCTACCTGTGTCAAGGAAGATACCTTCAATGATGGAAACTGTCCTTGCAAACTTTGTTCGAATAAGTCATTTATTAGTTTCATGGTCACAGTTCTTCAGGTTCATGAGTGTACCATAATTTCACATTTTCCCCTTTTCTGATCAGGGGTGGCTTATCTCTAGACTTCACTGGCTTTCTTTTTCCAGGATATAGAATTCATGCAGGTTCTGGTTCTCCTGTACGCCACAGAGCTGCAGATCATCATTACAGTCCTAATTTTAATCATTCTAGTGGTCTGCCACGCAGCCATGAATTTGGCAGTGGGAGGGGTCCTAGTAGATATCGAGACTATTCACCCCCTTACGGTCGAGGAAGGGGTGGTGGCAAGCCGTTTGGTAGAGCTTTTGACAGGCCTGGGTTTGGTCCTGGGCTGTTCAGAGGTGAAGGCATGAGTAGAAATAATCCAAATGTGCGTCCAAGAGAAGGAGATTGGATTTGCCCAGATCCTTTGTAAGTCCATATCTTCAATTTTAAGACTTAAAttgacttgtaaaaaaaaatataaacatttcaagttgcgattttcttttttttttgtttttcctttgacTATCATGTTTTATATTCGGTGGCAGTTTTTCAGTTCACTATGTCTACTGGCTTTTGcgcccccccccctctctctctctctctctctctctctctctctcctgcctGTTCTGCTGCTAATTCTGCAGCAGGCATTAGGTGCAAACAGTTTTTGGTTTCAGCAAGCTTCGTCTACTGTTCTTTCTGTTGGATCTATCGCATGGAGAATCCAAGTGTACCTTTTTTGTCTGACTTATTTCTTGATTATGCCTTAGGTGTGGGAACCTGAATTTTGCAAGGCGGGAGTACTGTAATAGCTGCAAGAAATTTCGCTACGGGCCTGGGAGTAGTCCTCGGAGAGGCTATCCCAGCCCACCTCCTCAACACGGTCCCCCAAGACGCTTCCCTGGCCCACCTCCCTTGGAACGTTCTCCTGGAAGGACCATGAATGGCTATAGGTCCCCGCCTCGTGGTTGGGCTAGGGATGGCCCCAGGGAGTTTGGGGCTGGTGGTCTGCCACCTCCCAGGCATGAAGGTAGGTTTTCTGGTC harbors:
- the LOC121251079 gene encoding transcription initiation factor TFIID subunit 15-like gives rise to the protein MSSRDKDQTTTHHQPFISSLVVRPSVSEGAGDGGPEGGAGGRVSDYEPGEVRRELPPYSRFDRYSDEPGYRIHAGSGSPVRHRAADHHYSPNFNHSSGLPRSHEFGSGRGPSRYRDYSPPYGRGRGGGKPFGRAFDRPGFGPGLFRGEGMSRNNPNVRPREGDWICPDPLCGNLNFARREYCNSCKKFRYGPGSSPRRGYPSPPPQHGPPRRFPGPPPLERSPGRTMNGYRSPPRGWARDGPREFGAGGLPPPRHEGRFSGHYMGRDQLDYPEDDYRGRHKFDRPIPMDWGHRDRGRDVFFNERKGFERRPPSPPPPPAPFPLHRERWARDVRERSRSPMRGGLPPKDYRRDMHMEWGQDDRRALGRDGIGDAY